A single region of the Massilia sp. erpn genome encodes:
- a CDS encoding TatD family hydrolase produces the protein MFIDSHCHIDFPELAARLPEILAKMEENKVTHALCVSVDLPDFPRVLALAEQYPHIYASVGVHPDYEDTPEPTVEQLVELAQHPKIVAIGETGLDYYRLTGDLEWQRERFRTHIRASRATRKPLIIHTRSASEDTIRIMREEGAGLEAGGVAGVMHCFTESLEVARAAIEMGFYISFSGIVTFKSAKELQAVALELPLERILIETDSPYLAPVPYRGKMNEPGYVAHVGEFLAKLKGVSVEQVAEQTTSNFLSLFGIDR, from the coding sequence ATGTTTATCGATTCCCACTGCCATATCGACTTCCCGGAGCTGGCAGCCCGGCTGCCGGAAATTCTCGCCAAGATGGAAGAGAACAAGGTCACGCACGCGCTCTGCGTGTCGGTGGACCTGCCGGATTTCCCACGCGTGCTGGCCCTGGCCGAGCAATATCCGCATATCTACGCTTCGGTCGGCGTCCATCCCGATTACGAGGATACGCCCGAGCCCACGGTTGAACAGCTGGTGGAGCTGGCCCAGCATCCCAAAATCGTCGCCATCGGCGAAACGGGGCTGGACTATTACCGCCTGACTGGCGACCTCGAATGGCAGCGCGAGCGCTTCCGCACCCATATCCGCGCCTCGCGCGCCACGCGCAAGCCGCTGATCATCCACACCCGCTCGGCCAGCGAAGACACCATCCGCATCATGCGCGAAGAAGGTGCCGGGCTGGAAGCGGGCGGCGTGGCCGGCGTCATGCACTGCTTTACCGAGTCGCTGGAAGTGGCGCGCGCCGCCATTGAGATGGGTTTCTACATCTCCTTCTCCGGCATCGTGACTTTCAAGAGCGCCAAGGAATTGCAGGCCGTGGCGCTGGAACTACCACTGGAACGCATCCTGATCGAAACCGATTCACCCTATCTGGCGCCGGTGCCCTACCGCGGCAAAATGAACGAACCAGGCTACGTGGCCCACGTCGGCGAGTTTCTTGCCAAGCTGAAAGGTGTTTCCGTTGAGCAGGTTGCAGAGCAAACTACAAGTAATTTCTTAAGTTTGTTCGGAATCGACCGTTAA